The genomic DNA CAGGTGCTCAATTTAATGAGTACTAGTAGTTTCTTTACATTACCTACAATCGTACTAGCATAGATGAAGCATTGACACGGATGCCCAACACGAACACCGACACGTTgacatcaataataatttaaaaatataacataatttattataattatatgtgTCAGTGACATGTTAGTGTGAGACACCAACATGTGTTTGTCACTAGAACACGCCTAATCTGAAAAATGTGCGTGCATATAATACAGTTTTCAGCAGAGCTTTTGTGTAAGTAGAAATGAAGGATTACGCAacatagatttatttttttaaatggcaGATTATACAACATAGTATGGCATAATAATTGATAGATGCTCCTAATAAAGTTATTTAAGTATGTTTGTTTATCTAAGgcttaaataaaatcaatatattttttgaagtcaAGTTATCAAAGCTCTATCAAATAAATGGATTTGGTTGAATTTTTACTATAGGTGAAAGCTGAAAGAATGAAAGCTATGGCACAAGAAAAGTTAACAAATAAACTGGCTGCTACAAGAAGAATAGCTGAAGAGAAGAGGGCTAATGCACAAGTGAAGCTGAATGATAATGCTTTGAGGACTACTGAAAGGGTAGACTATATAAGAAGGACAGGGCATGTGCcttcttcattctctttcaCTTTTAAGTTGCCTTCCATTTGCTGGTAGAAAGTACCAATCCATATATGTGTAATTTATATGTTGTATGAAATATAAAACCTTTTATGCTACTTCTAAATGGTTTTGCAAATTATATGATGCTTATATTTGGTTTCTTGGTATGTCTTAACaaaattattactattttttattagtagTTTTAACTTTCAACATGTAATAATAGCCATTCTTAGCATTTGTAGTTAGTGAAAATTGGTCACTTTTGATGGTGTATATGATAAGATTTGTGGTACTCTAACTAATTTGTGCAAAtactaacaaaaacaaaacgatccACTGTGAACCTCTTATCATGATGGTCCATGTTAGCCACCTTCATAAATTGATTTGTCGGACTTAAATGGTTGCCGCTTGTGTTTTTAAAACTTGGTTAAAAATTTACTCTTCAACTTTGTTGACCTAAAATTGATACTGGCATACGGAAAATACAAGGAAAAAAGAGCCACCTAATATGATTTTTGTAGGATAATATAATCGGCAGAGGTGACCtttgataaaaaagaataagacACTTTCAAAAAtactatttgtttttaattcaaatttatgTAGGTTTGTGCATCATACATAACTCTTTAAACTACTTCATTGAGCTTAGAATTAGAGGACAGTCCTCCGtacaaacaaaattatatacaCGGAGAACCAAACTATAATAAGCTCAAGGGTAGGGCACACTTGTTCTGGTGGTACAACATATCTTGTGTGTACACTAGTGAGTCCATTTTGGATTAGGACTAAACCCAGAGATAGATCTAGAAATCTAATAGACGGGCACTAGAAATAgaactataataataattatgacaagaaattaaaaataaataatgcgtgatagtgtgtatatataataaaaaaagtgtataTATAGTTTTATTAAGAGTGGATAACCATTTTGATCCTTAGGTTTGTCATTGTAGTCAATATATAgttatcaaatgttttttttttgttcgatTTAGTCTACAAAACTACTAATAAAATAGACATTTAAAAACTATAGTCACGTTGTTTCATACATTCAATAACTCACACATAAAGTGGAGGTACCGCGGTTTGAATTCCGATTATGATATCCGatctaacaatttcggcattttaaCCGGTTTAACTAGGACAACAGCTCAATCTTttgttaaatataaataatacatatctCCATTGCAACTCTTCATGAAACAAGTTTGTTTCGTAGATTCATTGATTAACTTCtgtatatgttttttcttcaaacaaaactTTTATATGGTTTATAATATTGATCAAATACAACAATTGTTTGATGAATACAAAAATGattgtttatttataataatgaccaGAGTAAGCATTATAAAATAGATATTACTGGCTTAATATCTATTTATATGTCGAGTTCGATTTCTGAgcgaaataattttttgttaaactttACTCATTTTTCgatcaatttttgtattacCAAGACTCTTCTTTTAGAAACATGAGGATTagcaccaatttttttttttattttttttttttagataatttaGATATTCGTAGCTGTGTAAATTAAAAGTACATATTTACTtgcatttttaatatatgaattgatttcttaaaaaaaaaaaggaagaataaaattattgtaaatTAAAGTGGCACTAATGAATATTTTAGAGTTGTTATTATaggaattttaattttgatgtcTCTCGAAGTTATAAGGCTAAACTCTTATCACTTAGAGACAACATATGTAGATCTATTGATGTTATGGCACCAACACGCTCTATCTATCATTCGATCATTATTTgttatatcaataaaataattacataGTGCCATGTGGCaattcttctaatttttttattaaagagaaATAGAACAAAACACGAGTATAAGCATCAAACAATGAAAATTTGTGTCCTTCATTGTTCATTTTGATACCTGCCTCTGACCACCGTCATCCCAACACCACCATCAACCATGTCGCCCCATTGCTGCCTATCTTCATGACCATGCCACCTGTTGTGAAATCATTAGCGCAACTTCATTTATTAAGAACAtataatttaattgttgaaCTTCTAATTTTGCAAACATATTCTCTCCTTAGACAACAAATGTAGTTCAGGTTCCACATGAATATTTGTTAGCACTCTCTTAGGCTTGAGATTTGTCTCGATCCTATTAAAAACTAATAGGACTTAACTTCAACTAATAAGATGCAAGGAGATAATTTAAAACTTCAACCGCAAAGAGTTTGTTAACTTTAGcgtgttttaatttttttcaaaactaaaccGGTGCATTGCACATTGCGCAGTTAATTTTATGCCCtagttatatatatagatattttaaataaaaaaaatatttaagagaattcaagattaaaaaattatttaagagaAAATTTCACTCTACAACGTACCACTACTATTTTGCTCATAATCTAACAATCATTGTCTTtctatttttgacaaaaatctaTCAGTCATGGTTGATTTGTCCTGTAGATATTTTTTGACctaataatatatgtttttttttttttttttactttgcgttgctattttatttttgaagggaaaCCTTAACCTCTTTCCAATACATATTAAGTGGAGCGGAATTATCGTAATTCGGTGCAGTCGATATTTTTCGTTCCTTCCTTTTCGtcattctcttctctttctcctcGAAGGTTcgatttctctttctcttttattcgCTTTTCCATCGCATAGCTTATTCAAATCGCGCTTTTCTATTTCCCTTTCATTATCCAATTAAACCATCGGTAATCCCTTTCAATCCCTAATTTGTTCTCGTTTTCCCCTctccttttcttaatttttaggGTTTCGATTTAAATCCAATCATTATCTTCCTACTTTAGCACCGCGTcaaattgtctttatttttagggttttgaatcttacttttgttcttcaattttaaaatttggatcaTTCTTTGTGTTTTGGGTTTAGGGTTCTgataattaaatacaaaaaaacaaaaacaaaaaaagttttttgCGATTGAGGAATTAGGGTTTTCAATTAGAATTTATCAATTTAGATAGATAGATTTATGGCTGCTGGTAGACATGGCAGTTACCACGAAAACGAGTTTAAGGATCACGAGTCTAATTTGGAAGTTTCAAGGCGGGGTTATTCGAATTCAAAAGAGTATGATCCGGTTAGGAATGGTGGGAGTGGGGGCAGAGATTCCAGAGATAGAATTAGGGTGAGGCAGAAGGATGTCAGGGAGAAAGAAGCTGCTGTTATTAATGGCAGTTATCGGTCATCTTCTAGCCGGAGTGATTCCGGTAGCAGTGGCAGCCTTGGTCCTCGCCGGTGTGGTTTTTCTTCAAAGTCAACTGACAGAGAGCCTGGTGAGCTTTCCAGTGAGAGTGGGTCTGATGGTGCTATTGAATCTGAATCGGGGGTGAACAGGTCTCGGTCCCCTGCTCCGCAGGAGAGGAAAAGGAAATTCTCGCCCATTGTGTGGGATCAGGATGACAAGGAAGTGAAGGGGTCATCGAAGGTTAGGGTCTCCACAACACCAGTGGCTGCTCTTCCTCCTCTGCCTCAGCTGCCAAAACCGTCTGTTCTGTCGCTGAGTGCTTCTTATGATGAAGTTCAAGTGTGTTCTGTCAAGAACAGGGAAACTAGGGATGTTGAGTTGCCCACAGCATCTAAGGTTTCTGTTCCTTCTCCTTCCGGATCTCAGTCCTTGTCACCGAAACAGACATGGGGTAATAATCAGGAAACCGAGCAGCCAGAAGGTGATGATTATGTTCCAACTCGAAATATTTCTTCTTCAAGATGGGCAGCTGGAGATAACTCTCCTGTTGATGagggtgagattctcaatgaTGAGGAAATGCCTAAAAGGAAGAGGAGACTCACTCCTGAGGTTTTGGAGACTAGAGTGAGGAACAAGTTATTGAGCCCCAATGATTCTAAAATAGGTGGTTTTGAAGGTGCTCGAGCCAGATCATCTGATTCGGAAGAAAGAAGTGTTAACCATGGGAGAACGTCTAGTGGTGATGGACATCCTGGTATTGAATCAGAAAAGGATGACTATATGGACATTGATGTTCGAGGTACAAAAAGTGACACCAGTAGTCACTCAGATACAGAATCTGAAGATGACAATGATAGGCAAGAGACTCCTGAACCTCCAGCTCAACCTCAAAGAACGGTCAACATGCTTCAGGGTTGTAGAAGTGTTGATGAGTTTGAGAGACTTAACAAGATAGATGAAGGAACATACGGTGTTGTATATAGGGCCAAAGATAAGAAGACCGGGGAAGTTGTAGCATTAAAGAAGGTCAAGATGGAGAAGGAAAAAGAAGGCTTCCCGCTGACTTCTCTTAGGGAAATAAACATTCTTCTCTCCTTTCACCACCCATACATAGTTGATGTCAAGGAAGTAGTGGTTGGAAGTAGCCTTGACAGTATTTTCATGGTTATGGAATACATGGAACATGATCTTAAAGGATTAATGGAGTCAATGAAACAACCATTTAGCCAAAGTGAAGTGAAGTGCTTAATGATCCAACTTTTAGAAGGTGTGAAGTATCTTCATGACAACTGGGTTCTTCATAGGGATTTGAAGACTTCAAACCTGCTTTTAAATAACAGGGGTGAGCtaaaaatttgtgattttggCTTGGCTCGTCAATATGGGAGTCCTTTGAAACCATATACTCACCTGGTGGTTACTCTTTGGTACAGGTGAGCTTTATTTAATTATTGCAATCTGTGTCTTTATATCTTTGTATATATCTATTACATATATTGGACTAATTGATATTGCATTTGCATCATTCAGAGTGTAGTTTGATAGTTAACTTGTGAATTTGATAACTGCCGCCATGCCTGATgcattgaataaaaaaacttaattttcatttgtaattattctgtaataataataattagtaatCAAATATTAATCTTGCAAACTGGCTGCTACTACTTACCCTTTCCTTTAGGTCAATGTTTACATACTTATCCTGCCTCTGAATGTGCAGCAATGTTTTCAACGAACATACTTATCTGCTTCTCTTTAGTTTTTCATTGCCCTGATTTTACTTGCCTTCACTTATGTGTTTAACACATTTTTCTCTGCATTCTGTTGCAGAAATAAGAGATCATTTACCTGATGGTTGTCTATATGTTTCTCAGGGCACCTGAACTTCTTCTGGGGGCAAAACAGTACTCAACAGCTATTGATATGTGGTCTCTTGGTTGTATAATGGCTGAGCTATTGTCTAAGGAACCGCTGTTCAATGGAAAAACGGAATTCGATCAACTTGACAAGGTATATTTCCAACTGTGTTTGTCAATTATTTGGTAGAACACATGCtctcattttctctttcttttaagtTTTGTTGTCTTGTGTCTAACCACTTCTTTATTACAGTTATTGCTGCTacactatgaagcacggacactccttggATAAGGCGTGTCCCCGTGTCagacacgtgtcgtgtccgacaccgacacgacacgacaccgacacatataattacactgcattttgtgattttcaaaaaaaattagctgTGTCAGTGTGTCGGTGCCCGTGtcgtgtccgtgtccgtatccgtgcttcatgcTACATTGACGtctgttattttatttgcagaTTTTCAGGATACTTGGCACTCCAAATGAAACAATATGGCCAGGCTTCTCAAAATTACCTGGAGTCAAGGTCAATTTTGTCAAGCACCAGTAAGTACTCATGATTTCCTTTATTGAAGACATTGACTGTTTAATTACACTGTTCTTATTTTTCTGCCACTGTTTTCCCAGGCTTCCAACTTTTGGTGGTTTTGGTCTGACTAGCTGGCCTCCCTTGGTGACTTGTACTGTTACACAACTCTTGTAATTTCTATTAACAACCGAAATGTTCCTTTCAGGTATAATCTTCTGCGTAAAAAGTTTCCTGCCACATCATTCACTGGATCTCCAGTTCTTTCTGATTCTGGATTTGATTTGTTGAACAAGCTCCTAACTTATGACCCTGAAAAGGTAAAGTTCGCTTGTTCTTCATGAATTAATTTGCCATCTCTCTCTAAGTATTAAGAATAACACCTACTATTGTATGCAGCGGATCACAGCTGAAGCCGCTCTGAATCATGAATGGTTCCGTGAAGTTCCTCTTCCCAAGAGCAAAGAATTCATGCCTACATTTCCTGCTCAACATGCTCAGGACAGGTATTTGATCTACTGGAAAACTATTGGAGTtatttgtttatgaaattttttatgtagCGTCCCTAGGGGGATAGAAAAACACAGCTGTGGCAGCCGCTGTAAATTTCTGTCAAGTGTTTATAGCCTTACTCAACATTGTTTAACAAGATTCATGATGTTAACAGGAGGATGCGGAGAGTGTACAAGAGTCCAGACCCTTTAGAGGAGCAGCGACGGAAGGAGTTGCAGCAGGGTGAATTAGGGACTGGTGGAATTTTTGGTTAAGATTGGAGTTATTTAAACCTATGTCTCAATGAACATTCTAACATGCCACACAGAATGTTTGCATTGATGAGGTGAGGATATGTACTGAACGGAAGTTGCAAGCTTTGTTTGTTAGACGATCACTCCTGCTATTTTTTTAGCAGGAGCTTGTTGGTTTGAGCAGAGATGTATTCTTTTATGTTCTGgaaccaaattttttttcagGTTAACATTCTTCGTGCTTGGTCATCTTATAGAAATACATCCGTGACACTTTGCTGCTCAAGGTGTGGCATAACCTTCTGAAATTAGGAAGTCAGTGTCTGTTGAATCTCGTGTATGtaacatattttcattttaattttaatttattggcATATTGTAAACAAATTTTATCTGGATTTGAGTATTAAAGCAATATGGATTTTCTAGCAGCTATCAGTTATTtctctccttttttttaatattcacaTTGTGTATGCAAGAGATGGTTGGTGTGAAGTGGAAGAGGGCCTTCTGTGCATTTCGTTGGAGAAAATGACAGGGAATTTTTATGCATGAAAGGTAATGCATTCCTATGATATCTTGGATATTAAGGAATGAGGGtatcaaatatgtttttgtgaTAGACGGGAGATGATGCCCAGAATCTAAAGTTACCCTGCTAGAAGAGATATTTGATATATAttgacgtttttttttttctttttcgggTTGGGGGGGTTAATTCCTGTGCATTTCTTCATCATAACTGCTACTTGCACAAGTTATTGATCTATTTGGATGTCAACAATTACATTAAGTATTACGTGAACCTAATTTTGTAGGTTATTGTTGAAGGTTCTTATGTACAAGTGAATTACCTAGAAGAATTTCAATGATTttattgtataaaattatgcacATGCTAAAAGATTTTCCCTGTATTGTTTCTTTTAAGAGTGTCAGTAATCAATGATTGTGTGAAAGGAGTCTCTTCTGTACTTGCTAGATTGAGATTTCTCCCTAAATAATTTGCAATGTTTGCGACAATGGTGTCAGAAAACATTTGTGTGCTCTTGAGACAGTTGTAAGGTGCTGTCTGTATTgaaataccaattttttttttttaatgctgaTCATGTTGAGGCCAAGTGGTGaatgaacaattttttcttaCATTATTTTCTTGGTTCTTAgttaatctatttttttgtcatCTTTCCATTATGTTTCACTAGCATTCCTTTTCATGTGAGAAAAAAATGTACCACTAATTTTCAGCTTGTCATCCCCATCTAGTGTGTTGTAGAACCCAAGAGtaataacaaattatttattgCTTAGTTAAAAGGAAGCAAAGAAGTTCTCTTATTATCATGTGTATTCACCGTCTGAAGATTGAAGTTTGGGAACAAGGATAAGAATTCTCTTATGACATTGTCTGCAAATGTCACTGCAGTATAAAAGCAAGCAGGTTGAGGAGGATTCCAGAATATCCTAAAGTATAGGAGTTCAATTAGTTGTCCTTCAGACTCTCTAGAGGTACAATGCAAATCTTGGTTTGTCATATTGTTTTTTCATATTACTTGCATATCCATGGAATATTTGACCAGAATTGTTtgcttttctattttgttattcATGCTGTATAAATTCATACGTGGCAATTCTTCATGAATGGGATATGTGGTGGTTTATGACATTTATAGCAATTCTTCATTAAATTCGCTGCAACATTGTTGTTGGGAAATGTTAGTAGTatagtaattagttgttagattagttTTTTCTCCTTTGTCCGGGTTTGATCCCATGACCTCCTACTCCTTATCCCTTAACTCATATCAGTTGTGCTACCCAACCCCCCAAATCAAATTCATATTGACTAGGGTTTTTGTATTGTATAATTGTTATTCCTTCCCGATCTTACTCTGACCAGTTTTTTATATTAGGTTCGGTAATATATAGCTTTGCTGTGCTAAATCCATGTTCACTGTGAACAATTTCTAAACGCTACAAGTGTTACATGGATTCCTGACCTTTGCACGCTTTCTACAAGGTACCAAAATTGGGTAATTTACAAGACACCAAAATTCTCGGTTCTTATGTTCTGTCTTTCGATGAGAAACTAATGTCTCCACCCTCCAGTTGTCTAATACTTTACCATTAAATGTCTGATGTTATAATATGCTGTCAAGTCGTCTTCTTGTGTCTACAATGGTGAAAGAATTGTTTCAAATTTGAGTATTTTTCTGTAATGAAAACTTGCTCTTATcagaattaaatatattttttatttatttatggttaACCCACCCATGTTTTTTTCCTGGAGGCTTCAATTATCTGTTACTCCCAATGATGGGGATTTAATATTCAACTATTGGCACATCAGTCCGTTTCTTGTTCTGCGGTTTATTATTGAGGTGGGGGATTTCTCCCTTTTTCACACATAATTTGGCTTTAGACATATAACCCAAAAGTAATTTGTTTAGTGTTTTTCTGCTCTAGAATGTTTCTCAGCCTAGTTGTTGCAAGTTTGGAATAGTTGGGTCGGGTGCATCTTTATGATTCTCTCGCAGCTGAGATTCTATTAATTCACAGCTGCGAGATGTAAAGCATCCACACTGATGGACTATACCGTAAGCATATCCTCTGGGTTTTTTAACCCTTCATGTGATAGCAGTAGGCAGGTTGTGAACATGAAATTTTGCAGTGTGGGGTAAGGTTTTGTATTTGACATGTTCCCATTTATGCTCAACTGGTGGACGTGCAATCAATTTTACTTGCTACAGTAGCAATCGGTTGCATGCGATCACGTCAAAGGCTATTTGAAAACGATTTAAATTGAATTTGGCTATTATCTAGGAACTTGTAAGAGATATTTCAAATGGCTGTGATGTTGAGAAAAATGTTGTTTAAGTTTGCTTGATCTTCTCTTATGGTGTTTCTCACGGTTGATTTTAATCATTAGGGAGGAATGTGTGGGTATCACCTACACAATCGGAGGCACTCCTTAACCCAAATGTTGGTTCACCATCCATTTTCCATTTAAATGAGTGGTAGTGCTGCGTAGGGTAAAACCTTATAGGTGTATTTTGCTAACCAACAATCTAAGTTGGGGTCAAAAGAACATAATAAAATTGACATTTGTTGCAAATTTGTGTCTCAAATGCGGTTAGATATTGAAGCTTATGTGAGGCATGACATTGGTGTTTTCGTACATTGGTTATTTTTGATTgtattttagaagaaaaaaaaaggttaatagcTTATGTTTTGTTTACATCCATTTGCGAGGCATATATTGAAGTATTTTCCGTTGCAAAAGGCAATGCAACCTACAATTGAACGTGGACTGAAGAAGTGATGGGAATCAAACTGTAAATGGTATAGCGCTGTTGTAGGTCTGATTAGGCTTGTAGTTGGTTGAGTTGTATGGTTTACCTGACCATTTTGGCGGGTTAGACTGGTTTGGTGTGATTGAGTTCATAATAAACATCGCCATTTTGGGTCCTGCAATGTCATCTATACAGCCTTCAATCTATTATTGACGTTGAATATACGACATTTATAAAAAGTGGTTAGTTTGCAATGCATTGCTGCTAGaataaatttcatatatttGTAACAATCGTGAAAATAACTTTTGATGTTGCCACAATTCCGGTGCAAATATCATGaccacttttaattaattttcatcgccatttttaaggaaatgactaattgtgttgattttaatgataaaatttagTATCATTTATAAAATACGTTTATAATTGTAGTTAATGGAGAGTTAAGTTGGATaagtttaataaataaagatgtagaaaaaataataaatgttgcattgatattttaaattgacaattattCATTCTGAgatataaaaatgcaaaaagagACTATTATTGAAGGGAGTTGTTatgtaagaaaaaataaaaacaagaaaaaagaagatTACGTTTCCTGAATCAACCGTATTGGAGTTAGGTTCTTTTTATGTTGCCGAGCATTCCATGAGCATatgtagttttgtttttaatctgtAAGAAATGAGACTATCAACTATTTCAACGAAGTGGAGTTACGAAAATAGTAAGAAAGACGTGGAAAGTAGTTTTGGTGATGTTTAAAAAGGGATTCACAAAGAGAAGAGGAGTATTCCTTAAACGATTAGTAGTAGGaggggactttttttttttttttttttttttgtggtggctagAACTCCGAACTTTTTTCCATGCCAACTCACGAGGATGTAGGAGGAAGCATTTGTTTtaacttaaataaataattgtccttgaaaaaaaatctagagatgtttttaaaATACTAAAGTAAATTTCCAATTCATTATTGGCATAaaaatctttttgtttttataaaaaaatatatccagTTCCATTAATTATTGTCATAaaaatcttttcatttttttttaaatatctgaAACTCTTAAACTCAagtttcttgttttttattttgtttggaatagcttttctaaaaaaaatacaaattttcttttaaataaaataattacttagagagtattgcattaatttgttataactttttcaaatgaatctaaatctaaaaaaattagaaagcaATTTCAAATGAAAAGTTAAGAATAGTTTCACAAAAGGAAAAGTAGGTGTCGGAAGATtcagataattaaaaaaaaaaaccaactatGTTTTATGCAGTTGTATTTAAACAAactaaatgattattttttaaagcgCTTTTTTATTCCGATATCTAATACgaaatatattaagtttttttttaataaaatcacaaATAAACTCTAGATTGTTTAAtgtcaaaatcatattttttaatcaataacaAACGAGCCTTAAAATTTTgctcaaatatcatttttctgagagaaaataagctgaaaacattAAGTTCTGTCAAACAATTTCAAGtgtttatgtcagtagataaattcaaataagtaTATCTAAACAAGCACATTGTATCGAGCTTGTACGATTCCTAACTAGTAAACCTTGAAAAAACTTTGGTACATTTGGAATGGAATAAATACATGTGTCACTGGCTGTAAATAAGCTGTAGACTAACTTATACCGTATCAGCAGCTAAACTATATCACGATTTTTTTTAGCATATTTACATTGGTATCTTGTTATAGAAAATGTGGGTTCAACTTCCACATTATTCTAGCTGAAATTCGTATTGAGGTATGATCAGAAGAATGCTCTGATCAATTTCACATCAGATGTGATTGTACAAACCTTAGGTTATGAATCTGAACAATGAGTATGACTGCTTTGAAAAATTGTAGTCCTGGCAGCTAGAACAGAAAACTGCAGGGCTTGTACACACTGAAAAATGGAACAGGTGCAAACTAGAAATCATAACATCGATGAAGATGAAATACATTGATGAGAAGAATGAAAATCTTGGACAGATTTTTTGGAGACATCTGCAGTGGTGTGGCAAAAAACTTGGTCCACGACTGACAAGGCAACTTTGTTCTCTCCTTCTTCCTCTGTATGCATGTAACGTTCTGGCACGTCTACCAAGTTCAGCAAACTTGATTGTGAGGAAGAATTATGGTTATACAAGGGGCTTTCAATCAAATTTAGTAGCCTTGGTGACCAAAAGAGTTTCTTGGTATTGGCGAGTGAATTTTATCACGACATCAGCGTCTGACCTAGAACAAATGTAACCAGACTTAACTCaaggaaaaaaattgtgttgacAAGAGATCGGTCCACTGTCCATCCAAATATAGTGATTCCTCCCGGATTTGACTGCAAATACATCACTGCATATTCAAAAGAAACCAATAACGATGAGATACCTGGATACATGTGCATGCTAACAACCTGAATTCAAGTGTTTCATGTGATTAACATGACACCAAAGATCAATTTGGATAATAAATGAAGTCATAACAACACACCTAAACTAGAGAAATTCAGAGAACCAATCTCAATATAAATGAGAAACTTACTTTTGGCAAATGGTGATTTATCCATGTGTAAAGTGAAACTTTTTCAATATACTTTCTACAGTAATGACAGGTTTCTTACCCACTACATATTACATATGGAAGATGTCTCCAAAGCTAATTTGCTAATAGAATAAGGGAgtatcataaataaatttcGGTATGGTCTGtgataatgaaatgaaataatcatatGCAGGAAATTTTGGTCCATGAAAATTAGGGATGAATAGGACAGATGTATATCAAACAGATATATGCTTTCAGTCGGGAATTACATGACAAATGTTTCCCTTCTGtaaagaatttttgaaaagaaaaacttaaaaaggTTTTAAGAGCCGGTTTAGCTGGACTAAATGTTAAAACTCTACCTTGCATGTGAAACATAAAGGTTTTAGGATATAGGAAA from Medicago truncatula cultivar Jemalong A17 chromosome 8, MtrunA17r5.0-ANR, whole genome shotgun sequence includes the following:
- the LOC25501719 gene encoding cyclin-dependent kinase G-2 isoform X2 translates to MAAGRHGSYHENEFKDHESNLEVSRRGYSNSKEYDPVRNGGSGGRDSRDRIRVRQKDVREKEAAVINGSYRSSSSRSDSGSSGSLGPRRCGFSSKSTDREPGELSSESGSDGAIESESGVNRSRSPAPQERKRKFSPIVWDQDDKEVKGSSKVRVSTTPVAALPPLPQLPKPSVLSLSASYDEVQVCSVKNRETRDVELPTASKVSVPSPSGSQSLSPKQTWGNNQETEQPEGDDYVPTRNISSSRWAAGDNSPVDEGEILNDEEMPKRKRRLTPEVLETRVRNKLLSPNDSKIGGFEGARARSSDSEERSVNHGRTSSGDGHPGIESEKDDYMDIDVRGTKSDTSSHSDTESEDDNDRQETPEPPAQPQRTVNMLQGCRSVDEFERLNKIDEGTYGVVYRAKDKKTGEVVALKKVKMEKEKEGFPLTSLREINILLSFHHPYIVDVKEVVVGSSLDSIFMVMEYMEHDLKGLMESMKQPFSQSEVKCLMIQLLEGVKYLHDNWVLHRDLKTSNLLLNNRGELKICDFGLARQYGSPLKPYTHLVVTLWYRAPELLLGAKQYSTAIDMWSLGCIMAELLSKEPLFNGKTEFDQLDKIFRILGTPNETIWPGFSKLPGVKVNFVKHQLPTFGGFGIIFCVKSFLPHHSLDLQFFLILDLIC
- the LOC25501719 gene encoding cyclin-dependent kinase G-2 isoform X1, with translation MAAGRHGSYHENEFKDHESNLEVSRRGYSNSKEYDPVRNGGSGGRDSRDRIRVRQKDVREKEAAVINGSYRSSSSRSDSGSSGSLGPRRCGFSSKSTDREPGELSSESGSDGAIESESGVNRSRSPAPQERKRKFSPIVWDQDDKEVKGSSKVRVSTTPVAALPPLPQLPKPSVLSLSASYDEVQVCSVKNRETRDVELPTASKVSVPSPSGSQSLSPKQTWGNNQETEQPEGDDYVPTRNISSSRWAAGDNSPVDEGEILNDEEMPKRKRRLTPEVLETRVRNKLLSPNDSKIGGFEGARARSSDSEERSVNHGRTSSGDGHPGIESEKDDYMDIDVRGTKSDTSSHSDTESEDDNDRQETPEPPAQPQRTVNMLQGCRSVDEFERLNKIDEGTYGVVYRAKDKKTGEVVALKKVKMEKEKEGFPLTSLREINILLSFHHPYIVDVKEVVVGSSLDSIFMVMEYMEHDLKGLMESMKQPFSQSEVKCLMIQLLEGVKYLHDNWVLHRDLKTSNLLLNNRGELKICDFGLARQYGSPLKPYTHLVVTLWYRAPELLLGAKQYSTAIDMWSLGCIMAELLSKEPLFNGKTEFDQLDKIFRILGTPNETIWPGFSKLPGVKVNFVKHQYNLLRKKFPATSFTGSPVLSDSGFDLLNKLLTYDPEKRITAEAALNHEWFREVPLPKSKEFMPTFPAQHAQDRRMRRVYKSPDPLEEQRRKELQQGELGTGGIFG